The genomic DNA ATCGACGACGTGCGCGAAGGCCTCGTAGGTCGCGAACAGGCCGTGGCGTCCGGTGAGCACGTAGCCTTCGAGCCAGCCCTCGCAGAGGTGCTCGCTCAGCACCTCCATGACCCGGCCGTCGCGCAGAAGGTGATCGTCGCCCGGCAACATCGCCTCCTGCCAGGCGCGGCCCGTCACGTCGAACACCGCGTCCAGCCGGTTTGAGACGGTCTCATCGGGACCCATGATCCGGAAGTTGCGGGCGTCCTTGTTCAGGGACAGGACCTCCCGCAGGTAGCCGCCGAGCGTGCGGGTGGCCTCGGCTCGGGAGCGGCCGGGTCCCGGCACGGGGACGGCGCAGTCCCGCAGGTCCGGCAGCCGCAAGGACGCGCTCTTGTGCGCGTTGGCGTGCGGGTTGGCCGAGATGCGCCGCGGCCCCTTCGGTGCCAAGACGGCGAGTTCCGGTACGAGCGAGCCGTCCTCCGCGAACAGCTCCTCCGGCCGGTAGGAGCGCATCCAGTCTTCCAGGATCGCGCGGTGCTCCGGGTTCTCCCGCGTAGCCGCGACGGGAACCTGATGCGAGCGCCAGGTTCCCTCGACCGGCTTGCCATCGACGGCCTTCGGTCCAGTCCAACCTTTGGGGCTGCGCAGCACAATCATCGGACAGCGCGGTAGCCGGACCTTGCCGCAGCGCGCGGAGTGCCGGATGGCTGCGATCTCGTCGAGGACCGCGTCGAGGGCCGCCGCCATGGCCTGGTGCATGGCGGCCGGTTCGTCGCCCTCGACGAAGGTCGGCTCGTAGCCGTACCCGACGAGGAGGCTGCGAAGCTCGTCAGCGGGCATCCGGGCGAGGAGCGTCGGGTTGGCGATCTTGTAGCCGTTGAGGTGCAGGATCGGCAGTACGGCTCCGTCGGTGGTCGGATTCAGGAACTTGTTGGAGTGCCAGGACGCGGCGAGTGGCCCCGTCTCCGCCTCGCCGTCGCCGACCACGCAGGCGACAATCAGGCCGGGGTTGTCCAGGGCTGCGCCGAACGCATGGGCTAGGGAATAGCCGAGCTCGCCGCCCTCGTGGATGGAGCCGGGCAGCTCCGGCGAGGCGTGACTCGGGATGCCCCCGGGAAACGAGAACTGCCTGAACAGACGCTCCATCCCTTCCGCGTCCCGCGCAACGTCGGGGTAGATCTCGCTGTAGGTGCCCTCCAGGTAGGCGTTGGCGACGAGCCCCGGCGCGCCGTGACCCGGTCCCCAAACCGCGATCATGTTGAGGGCGCGCTGCCGTATGATCCGGTTCAAGTGCGCGTAGATGAAGTTGAGGCCCGGCGTCGTTCCCCAGTGGCCGAGGAGCCTTGGTTTGACGTGCTCGGGCTTCAGCGGCTCTCGCAAGAGCGGGTTGGCCATGAGGTAGATCTGGCCGACCGACAGGTAGTTCGCGGCCCGCCAGTAGGCGTGGATCCGCTGCAGGCTGTCGGGTCCGAGTGGCCCCGGCACGAAGGTTAGGTCGTGACCGTCGTCCGCACGGCCGCCATCGCGGCGTTCCTGGCGGGTCTTCGTCGGCTCGCGCCTCGCGTCCATGTCGGCCTCCCGGTTGC from Methylobacterium radiotolerans JCM 2831 includes the following:
- a CDS encoding phosphoketolase, with amino-acid sequence MDARREPTKTRQERRDGGRADDGHDLTFVPGPLGPDSLQRIHAYWRAANYLSVGQIYLMANPLLREPLKPEHVKPRLLGHWGTTPGLNFIYAHLNRIIRQRALNMIAVWGPGHGAPGLVANAYLEGTYSEIYPDVARDAEGMERLFRQFSFPGGIPSHASPELPGSIHEGGELGYSLAHAFGAALDNPGLIVACVVGDGEAETGPLAASWHSNKFLNPTTDGAVLPILHLNGYKIANPTLLARMPADELRSLLVGYGYEPTFVEGDEPAAMHQAMAAALDAVLDEIAAIRHSARCGKVRLPRCPMIVLRSPKGWTGPKAVDGKPVEGTWRSHQVPVAATRENPEHRAILEDWMRSYRPEELFAEDGSLVPELAVLAPKGPRRISANPHANAHKSASLRLPDLRDCAVPVPGPGRSRAEATRTLGGYLREVLSLNKDARNFRIMGPDETVSNRLDAVFDVTGRAWQEAMLPGDDHLLRDGRVMEVLSEHLCEGWLEGYVLTGRHGLFATYEAFAHVVDSMVNQHAKWLKSSRDLPWRRPVPSLNILLSSHVWRQDHNGFSHQDPGFIDFVANKRGDTARIYLPPDANTLLCVTDHCLRTYDRINVVVAGKQPAFQWLTLDEAVTHCAAGVGIWEWASNEGETEPDLVMACAGDVPTQETLAAVDWLRRHVPELRIRVVNVVDLMTLPAPETHPHGLDDPTFDSLFTRDRPVVFAYHGYPWLIHRLTYKRTNHGNFHVHGFIEEGTTTTPFDMCVLNRLDRFHLAQAALRAAPRLGARGEHAEEALRDALAAHRAYVRQTGDDLPEVRDWTWPERHAPGDHDRRIEGDIMQCGPTDTAKPGQAGTVDGWAVVN